GTGTCAGACCTGCCGTGCAGGCCACCTGCATCAGCAATGCGTGAATCAGCGTTCGACTGTGTTCAATATGTTCCTCTCCGTCGGGAGACGTTGAGAGCAGGTCCTCCAGCCGGCGAACGTGTCGAATCACCAGATCGTGGGCTACTGTCAGTTCATGTAGCTGTTCACTGCCGATGTGATGATCGAGCGCAGGCAGGACAGCATCCTCTTCGTAGCGAAACGACGTTCCGCAAAATCTCATGATCTGCCGAAGGAGCGACCGGGCCTGCTCGCGGTTGCCCTGCAGCATGGCGTCTTCCAGCCCCATCAGGCAATCGCGCATCTTGCGGTAGCCATGCCAGAGGTGGACGAGCAGGGCGGCCAGGATCGCCTGACGATCCTTTGACTCTATGGCGCCGATGGGATTATCCATCGGGACCGCCATCGGATTCAGCGTCTGCTCCATCTGCTCGACCCAGGCGTCTTGCATCAGCGCGTTAGTCCCATTGCAGTTTGTCCATTTTGCGCACCAGACAGTAGGTGTTGCGCGTCATGATCCCGATCGGTCCCAGTGAGTTGAATCCGTACGACCACTGGCCGTATCCGCCGGCGAGCTGGACCGGGTTCACCCGCGTGCGGGTGAGGCTGTTATGGCCACCGGCCCGCCGTCCGCGAAGCTGGGACTTCGGCACGTAGATCGTCCGCTCGACCGCGTGATAATACAGGCAGGTGCCGGACTGGACGCGGGAGCTGACGTTGGCCCGGGTCACCACGACGCCGTTGTCGTTGTAGACTTCCACCCAGTCGTTGTCCTTAAGGCCCACGCGGGCGGCGTCTTTATCGTTGATCCAGATCGGATCCATGCCCCGCGACAAGGTGAGCATGCGGTGATTGTCTTTGTAGGTGGAGTGGATGTTCCACTTGCCGTGGGGCGTGATGTAGTTCAGGAGCAGCGCGCGTTCATCCTGTCCGCTTTCGGTGATGTCATGGATCAGGACCGGGTCGAGCTTCGGCTTGTAGGTCGGCAGGTTCTCGCCGAAGTCGATGAAATAGGGGTGATCGAGATACAGATGCTGGCGGCCGGTCAGCGTGCGCCAGGGCACAAGCCGCTCCACCATCATCGTCCAGGCGGAGTAGGCGCGTCCGTCGTTGGTCATCCCGCTCCAGCAGGGAGAGATTAGCGTGCGCCTGGGCTGCCGTTTCAGATCGCCGAAGTTCAGCCGCAGGCTGCGATGCCCTTCGGCCATGTCTGCAAGCTCCACCCCGACCAGTTCCCCTTTGGCCTTGAAGCCTTCGTAGCAGATCTCGCCGTTGGTCTCCGGCGACAGATGCAGAATCAGGTTGGCGGCGTCCAGCGCCGTTTCGAGCGAGGGGTACTTCTGTCCGCCCCATGAGACCGTCCGCTTGTGGCGGGGGTCCGGGGATCCTCCCTCGGGGTACTCCAGCAGCTCGTCGTAGAATTTCCCGATGGGAATAGGGCCCCAGTTGTGGCCGGTCAGCCCGTCCTCGCGCACCTTCCGCCCGAACGAGATGAATTTCTGATAGAGCTTCGAGTAATCCCGTTCGACGATCTTCAGATGGGGAAAATTGCGGCCGGGTTCAAGCGGATCGTTCTGATCCTTCCAGTCTACGACCTCCCTCTGGGCCATCTCGTCCGGGCAGTTGGCGCTGAGCGGCGAGGCGACCAGGTCCTTCACGGGACCGTCAAAGGCATACCCGGCCATCTCCGAGACTCGCTTGGTCAACGCCTTGAAGATGTCGAAATCGCTCCTGGCCTCCCAGGGAGGATCGACGGCCTTCCCGAGGTTGTGGATGAACGAGTGCAGGTCGGTCGTGTTCAGGTCGTCTTTCTCGTACCAGAAGGCGGTGGGGAGGACGATGTCGGAATAGACGGCCGAGGTATCCATGCGGAAGTTGATGTCCACCACCAGATCCATCTTGCCTTCCGGGGCCTTGCCTGTGACTTTGACGTCCTTGGCGGTTCCGTTCACCCGTTCCTGGGCGATCAGGTTGTTGTGGGTCCCCAGGTAGTGGCGCAGAAAGAACTCGTGACCCTTGGCGCTGGATTGAATGGCGTTTCCACGCCAGATCAGCCAGACCCTCGGCCAGTTCTCCGGGGCGTCCGGGTTCTCGACGGAGAGTTCGAGCGTACCCGTCCTGATCGCGTCAAGCACGTAGTGCACGATCTCCTCCGCACTCTTGGCGCCGGCCTGCTCCGCCTCACGAATGACCTCGATCGGATTCTTGTTGAACTGCGGGTAAAACGGCATCCAGCCGAGGCGAACGGAGCGGGCCACGTGATCCGCGGCATGCCCTTTTGCCCATTTGGCGTCATTCGGCAGCGGGGCGTATTCCGTAAACTCCCCCTCGTACCGCCACTGATCGCTCATAATGTAATGCCACAAGGGGGTCTGCTGGAGGCGCGGGGGTTTCAACCAGTCGTTCGCGAAGGCGACCGGTTTCCATGCCGCGGCCAGAGTTAGTTTTTCTTGCCCCACGTAATGGTTGAGTCCGCCGCCGTTCACGCCGCAGCAGCCGCACAGGATCAGCGCGGTGGACGGCCCACGGTACACAAGGTTGTTGTTGTACCAGTGGTTGGCGCTGGCGCCGATGATCACCATCGATTTGCCGTGGGTCTTCTCGGCGTTGCCGGCGAACTCTCGGGCGAAGCGGATGATCGTCTC
This is a stretch of genomic DNA from Candidatus Methylomirabilis tolerans. It encodes these proteins:
- a CDS encoding nitrate reductase subunit alpha, yielding RRASWDEALEIVAAACLYTAKKYGPDRLFSFSPIPAMSYLSYAAGSRFTQLFGGASMSFYDWYADLPNQFPETWGDQTDVCESADWYNSKFIVSVGANLNMTRTPDVHFISEGRYEGAKFVVVAPDFNQVAKYSDWWIPVKAGEDNAMWMAVNHVILKEFHADRTIDYFIDYLTRYSDGPFLVKLDTASDGSVKPGRLLTAGEIERYSGEEHNAWKFLIQDSLSGELRSPKGAVGHHWGSRKGRWNLKLEDSLDDSRIDPQLSFLNQCDEVMQIKVYDFAGKRYLLRGVPVRHVPTKDGPVPVATVYDLLFAHYGVSRGLPGDYPNGYDDTAPYTPAWQEAITGIGRETIIRFAREFAGNAEKTHGKSMVIIGASANHWYNNNLVYRGPSTALILCGCCGVNGGGLNHYVGQEKLTLAAAWKPVAFANDWLKPPRLQQTPLWHYIMSDQWRYEGEFTEYAPLPNDAKWAKGHAADHVARSVRLGWMPFYPQFNKNPIEVIREAEQAGAKSAEEIVHYVLDAIRTGTLELSVENPDAPENWPRVWLIWRGNAIQSSAKGHEFFLRHYLGTHNNLIAQERVNGTAKDVKVTGKAPEGKMDLVVDINFRMDTSAVYSDIVLPTAFWYEKDDLNTTDLHSFIHNLGKAVDPPWEARSDFDIFKALTKRVSEMAGYAFDGPVKDLVASPLSANCPDEMAQREVVDWKDQNDPLEPGRNFPHLKIVERDYSKLYQKFISFGRKVREDGLTGHNWGPIPIGKFYDELLEYPEGGSPDPRHKRTVSWGGQKYPSLETALDAANLILHLSPETNGEICYEGFKAKGELVGVELADMAEGHRSLRLNFGDLKRQPRRTLISPCWSGMTNDGRAYSAWTMMVERLVPWRTLTGRQHLYLDHPYFIDFGENLPTYKPKLDPVLIHDITESGQDERALLLNYITPHGKWNIHSTYKDNHRMLTLSRGMDPIWINDKDAARVGLKDNDWVEVYNDNGVVVTRANVSSRVQSGTCLYYHAVERTIYVPKSQLRGRRAGGHNSLTRTRVNPVQLAGGYGQWSYGFNSLGPIGIMTRNTYCLVRKMDKLQWD